The Miscanthus floridulus cultivar M001 chromosome 6, ASM1932011v1, whole genome shotgun sequence genomic interval CCATGGCCTGAACAAGGTCAATGCCCATTCTTACTTAGCTGATCACCCTTTACCTGCTTGCTAATTAGTTTAACCTTGGATAGAGAATCATTATCAGGGGGGATTTTTTTAATGCCCTTAGAACTGTACATACTAATCCCCGGTTGACGCTCTGGAGTGGATTTATTTGTTTTTAATAGCACTAGGGATGTTTACTGGTAAAACAAGTTGCTGCTGATGAATATAAACCAGATTATTTTACTTCAGATTATGATGTACTCTGTTGTTATGGAACAAAGGATGCTTTGTCTGATCCTCCCATTTTATTGTACTGAAAGTGCATTTGCTTTATTGTCAGGTTCAAACGACAAAAGAGGTGCAAAAACACCACCTCCAGTGAACTCGGCAGCAAAGGCTAAAAGATAGCTTTGAATCTGAAGCAAGACTGTCAGAAATTTTTGACTCCAAGCAGAACACGAGGCAGACACCTAATTTCGTGTCATCAGTTAGCTATAGTTTTAGGCTTTGGGTGGTGGTGGTTACATTCTTTGTAACAGCTGAAACATTAGTTGTACAAGGGGATGGGTGCGTTTTTGTTGTATTCTGAATTTCTATCATGGAGCAACTCTTCTATGATGGAGCAACTCACTTGTTCGATACATTAGTTCTTCGTTCAACTTAACTGAACCGAGCACGAGCGCTTCTGAAACAGTTTTCACTGCTCCAATGGATTTAATGACCATATTCATAGCAACAAGTTTGGAGTATATGCACATACCACTTCGTAATACATGCACAACGCAGCTAATGAAAACCAAAGACGTGCACAGACTTATTCATTAGCAACATCACTTTCATGTTTGTTCTCATTTCTGCAAATGTCAAGTAGCATCAACATCAAGTAACTTTCATCTTTGCCTAAaaatcttctctttttttttgcaattcCTTTGCCTAAAAATCTGTTGCACTCTTCTTTCCTCTCATCCTGGTACAGAGCTGTATACTGTCAACAAAACTGTCTATCTTCCAACTATCTTTAATTTCCTTCCTATGATATGTATATTCCTCTCACTCTGGTACACAGTTGTAAGTATATTTGTGCATGAGTCAAGAATTTGAGGTTCGGGCACAGACCATGACCATTACCTTCCAGCAGGAATAAAACAAGTATGGTCAGGCCCGCACCCCTCAACCTACGATGTTAGTCCTGTGACTTCCTTTGGAATCAGAGATAGGAACCCAATCGGTAAGAGAGTACAAATCATCTGTACACCCAAACCCAGAGCAAGATTGTCAAACTGTCCTGTGGTGAGGTTCAAAGCTGATGCCAGAGCAGACCCCAGGAATGAACCTACTGTTGAACCAAGGTTGTTGATTGACATGAAGAGAGCAAACAGTGTGCCCTCGATTCCAGGTGGGCAAAGCTGTCCTGACAGGATCAGGAACGGCATCATCCTGCCAAACAGAAGCATTCTTGTCAGAAGCTTGCAAATGGTTTGATATCAAATGCCATAGAGCTACTTGGTTCACAACTAAACAAAGCATACTTGAACTGGTTGATTGCATCACCCAAAGCAGAACCCCACAGCACCATGTACTTATCGGCAATTCCATACTGAATGTGTAACCGTGACACCAAAACAATGTCCAGTAGGGTAATTACGGCAAGACCGACGTGAGCAAACCTGGAAAAATCAACAGCACATGTTAGAAGTAGCGGACATAACAGCTTtgaatagattttttttttactGTGGACAATGACTTCTAAAAGTTTAGTTGGGTATCTTGGAACAAGAGTAACTAATAACAAAAACTACAAACCTTATTTGTTTACCAAAACAGCAAAGTTGGGCTAGAAGGGgcttaatagtacaactaaatGTGACCAGCTGTGGCTTATAGAAGCATAGCATAATGCACATAAAGGAAAAGGGGGGATGTAATCCAACACGCATTCAGTTTAATGCACACGTGCAATTTTTTTAGGGGAAATAAAGTAGGGGAGGCCCCTACTGTgcaatttattttattataaaagaaagagaaagagagtTACAGGAAAAGAAGACAAAACCTGTACTGTGCAAATATGTAGGAACCAGGCAGGTGCTGGACAAAGGTGTTGAAACTTAGCTCAAAAAAGAAGAGGGTGACAACTTATTCAAGTACAATATCCATATATTTGTCAAGACAAATAATGTACTTCAGTAAAGCTACTTTGTCCCGTTAATCCATATGGACATGATGACAAAAGGAAAACTATCAGACACAGAAACTTCAATGGATAACTTACACAAGAATATTCCTGAGCTTCTTCTGCTTAAAATAGCGGTTGTAGGTGTAGGTGCCAAGCATTAGACTGAACCACCCAATCACACGTGCAGTCCCTAGAAAGGATGCCTCCAAATTTAGGTCCTCTGTTTGATAATAGAACATGACTGTGGAGATATTTGGAATTGTTACATTTGAAAAGAAAAACCATGCCATAGGCCtggaaaaataaaacaaaattaccAATTAGTACCTTCTATCAAATTAGGGGTATACAACGGGCAAAATATAGGAAAAGAATCTTTGCTTACCGCAGAATGTTTGGCTGCTTAAAAGCTGTGCACAGGCTGAAGAAGGCTGATCTCAGAGACAAACTTGGCAACGAATTAATTGACCCATTGTGTTTCTCATCAGGCTCAGTTTGCTTTGACAGTGATCTCCTTTTATTATTTTTACGAGTTCCCTTTCGCCTTCTAGTGCCCTCATATCTAAGTGCTTCACTAGAGCCTTTTTCAGAAAAGGAAGTAACAGAACTCTGATTGTCTACATACTTATGTTCATCATTTGCACTGTGGAATCCTTTTGGAGAATCCTCAACAAACATACTGGAAACTAGTTGCAAGAATGGGAGGGCTGAGAAAACAACATATATAGCATGTATTGGGAGATTGGATAATGCATATCCTCCCAGCAAGCTCCCGAAAATCCCACCTACAGCCATCGATGACCAAGATAATGACTGTAGATCACCAGCAAACTCCGGCCTGGAAACATTAGTAGGTTTTCACAATACTCCATAGCAGCATACCAAATAGGGACACAGGAAACATCAAGAAACCTACCCTGCTGATCGAACTGCTTCTGCAACCATTGCATCTATAACAACATCTGCCATCGCAGATCCCAGATTCTGTACTACGAGCAAGGCAGTAAGCATATTGGCTGAGCTCCTTAAAGTTTGTGATAGTCCAAGGATAAGCCACGGAAGTAGAGAAAGGCAGCTAGAAATGATCAAATAGGGTACACGCTTCCTCTGCTTAATTGGAATGCAGTCTGACAAGATCCTGCAGAAAACAATTGGCATATAAGCAGCCAAAAGGTAGGACTTTAGATTTtactgagaaacatgaaacagAATGGATGCAGTCATGCATGCGTGAAGGCATTTAGCCATATAGGTTTCTTAAGTAACAAGAAAATAAGCATGCAACTCTGCAGGCAGGAAGTTAAATGTAGCGTCCATGTTAACCATTTCTCACTAAAAATCATTGTTGAATCACCAGTAAGTTTCGGTACCAGCAGTAGAAGAGGAAAAGCAATAGAAGATTGACGAGGGACAAAACCTTACCCATATATAGGTTTAATGCTCCAAGGGAAATATGCAAGGGAGACCAGAAACTGTGATGTGGAGGGTGATAGCATCATCAAGTCCTTCATTTGGTAGGAAACAGCTGTCCAGACGAAAGACCTGAAACCCTAGAATGTTCGAAGGAACGTAATTGATTTAGCAGGATGATCTGGAAAAAAAATAGAGAGCAGTACGTGTGTGAACAATCATTTAGATTTGCAGAAAGGCTAGGCTCTTGGTAATGCTTCAAGATGTTGATTGACTGATGAAACGAGGATCTCGCAGGTAACTAGGCATGCTAAGGAATTGATTTGGGCCCTGTTTGGAACCGATTAAAATCGGATTCTCGCCCATCTACCGCAACAATCAAGCAAAAGCCCGCCAAACGCCCTGCGGTGGCCTCTATTCTTTCGACCGCCCCTCTCCATCCACCGCGAGAATGAACTGCGATCTTCTCCCACCACACCACGCGGTCGCCCTCCTCGGTTCCAAACAGGGCCTTGACAAATCCGCAGAGCATGGCAACATGAATGATCAAATTTTCCGGTTCGGTGCCCTATATCAGAACTTCAGAAGCTAGTAAGGCATTTTTTGCCCTATACTAGAAGCTATAGTAAGGCATTTTTGCGTATCTGATATGTCCATTTCTCCCAAACA includes:
- the LOC136461649 gene encoding probable folate-biopterin transporter 4 isoform X2, with translation MKDLMMLSPSTSQFLVSLAYFPWSIKPIYGILSDCIPIKQRKRVPYLIISSCLSLLPWLILGLSQTLRSSANMLTALLVVQNLGSAMADVVIDAMVAEAVRSAGPEFAGDLQSLSWSSMAVGGIFGSLLGGYALSNLPIHAIYVVFSALPFLQLVSSMFVEDSPKGFHSANDEHKYVDNQSSVTSFSEKGSSEALRYEGTRRRKGTRKNNKRRSLSKQTEPDEKHNGSINSLPSLSLRSAFFSLCTAFKQPNILRPMAWFFFSNVTIPNISTVMFYYQTEDLNLEASFLGTARVIGWFSLMLGTYTYNRYFKQKKLRNILVFAHVGLAVITLLDIVLVSRLHIQYGIADKYMVLWGSALGDAINQFKMMPFLILSGQLCPPGIEGTLFALFMSINNLGSTVGSFLGSALASALNLTTGQFDNLALGLGVQMICTLLPIGFLSLIPKEVTGLTS
- the LOC136461649 gene encoding probable folate-biopterin transporter 4 isoform X1, which codes for MAAAQHRQVWWPGRMPAAFGPSFLCLVCLIYFIQGFRSFVWTAVSYQMKDLMMLSPSTSQFLVSLAYFPWSIKPIYGILSDCIPIKQRKRVPYLIISSCLSLLPWLILGLSQTLRSSANMLTALLVVQNLGSAMADVVIDAMVAEAVRSAGPEFAGDLQSLSWSSMAVGGIFGSLLGGYALSNLPIHAIYVVFSALPFLQLVSSMFVEDSPKGFHSANDEHKYVDNQSSVTSFSEKGSSEALRYEGTRRRKGTRKNNKRRSLSKQTEPDEKHNGSINSLPSLSLRSAFFSLCTAFKQPNILRPMAWFFFSNVTIPNISTVMFYYQTEDLNLEASFLGTARVIGWFSLMLGTYTYNRYFKQKKLRNILVFAHVGLAVITLLDIVLVSRLHIQYGIADKYMVLWGSALGDAINQFKMMPFLILSGQLCPPGIEGTLFALFMSINNLGSTVGSFLGSALASALNLTTGQFDNLALGLGVQMICTLLPIGFLSLIPKEVTGLTS